ATTCGTTTTGCTCAGATTATCGATAACGATGGCGTCGATAATGATGAAGTTTCACTTGGTAAAAAAGTTACTTTTGTGGAACAACCAGATGGTGATGAAGAAGAATATACCATTGTGGGTAGCGCGGAATCAGATCCTTTTTCTGGTAAAATTTCTAACGATTCACCAATTGCACAAGCTTTGATTGGCAAAAAAGTCGGTGAAGAAGTGACAATTCAAACTCCTGGTGGCGATATGTTAGTAAAAATTACAAAAGTCGCCCAAGCTTAATTAATGAAGGAAAAACTTCTGAAACTTTTGTTTCAGAAGTTTTTTTCATTCTCTAGACTGATTTTATTTATTCTGATTTTCGTTATGATAAAATGGAAATGTTGCAATGATGGTTAATAAAATTAATAGGAGAATTTCTTTATGAATAAAATAATTGATAGGAGGTGGAGAAGTTGAAAAACCCCTGGCGTTTTTTTCTTGTTGTAGAGGCATTGCTGCTTCTTTATGCTCTTTGGCAGATTTTCAATAGTCCACCACTTTTTATGTTGCTTATTTTTGGTACCCTTTGTTTGTACTTTGCCAGTCGAGCCCAAAGACGAGGACAAAGAACAAATTTTCGTCTCGTTGTGGGGTGTTTAGCTGTATTTATCAGTTTGTTAAATAATCCTGCCGTTTGGTTAATGTTGGTTTTTGGCGTTTTGTTTATTGGCTTAAAAGGTGTAGAGTTAACGGGAATAGACCCGACTAAAAATGCTTTTTGGAAGAAAAAACAGATAATTATAGTAGAGACTGAGGCACCTGGGTTACATCCGACAAAAAAAGAACGACAAAATCTATTTGGTAATGAAAGAATAGGTAATCAGGTTTTCGAGTGGGATGATATTAATATTAATATGATTTCTGGGGATACAATTATTGATTTGGGAAATACGATTCTACCAAAGAAAGATAACATTATTATGGTGCGAAAAGGCTTTGGCAGAACGCGAATTTTAGTACCTGTGGGGATCGGGATTGCCTTAGAACACAGTGGCTTTATCGGAAATATGGCCTTTATCGGTGAACAAACACCACTACGCAGCGAAAAAATTACGGTGTATAGCGAAGACTACGATACGAGCGAGCGTCGCATCAAAATCTTATCAAGTACTTTGATGGGTGATGTTGAGGTGATTCGGGTATGATGGCAAAAATTTCCAAAGGGATGATTGCATTATATACCGGAATTGCAATTTTTATTACCCTGATTTTAGTTTTGTTTTCTTATCTTCATGCCAACAATGTAAAAAATTGGTGGCTGGTTTCGTTGCAGACACGTATTTTCTTTTTGCCTTTAATATTTTATATTTTAGCAATTTCAGTTGGGATTGGTATTGTTACGTATATTTTGATTTCTTTGTTTCGCAAGAGTTCTTACGGTGGTGTTGAGGAAAAATTAAGGTTGTTAGTGGCAGGAAATTACGATTCCGAATTATTGGGTGAGCCAATTTCTCATTCTAAAGAAAATCATTATTTAACTGCAATTGATCAGGATATTTCCCAAATTGGTCAGAAGTTAAATGAATTATCAACCGAATTACAAGTATTAAATAGTCGGCCACAATTAATGGATGGACAAACAAAAGAAGAAATTTTAGAAATTGAGAGGCATCGTTTAGCCCGCGAACTGCATGACTCTGTTTCCCAGCAACTATTTGCAGCCATGATGATGCTATCAGCTTTAAATGAACAAGCTAAAAAAATGGAATTATCAACGCTACAACAAAAGCAGTTACAAATGGTATCTGATATTATTAACGCTTCACAGTCTGAAATGCGCGCACTATTGTTACACTTGCGTCCGGTTAACTTAGAAGGAAAAAGTTTGAAACAGGGCATTGAGCAACTTTTAAATGAATTGCAGTCCAAAATAAAAATCAAGTTAAAATGGGAAGCAGAAGAGATAACTTTAGCAACAACGATAGAAGATCAGCTTTTTCGGATTGTTCAAGAACTATTATCTAACACATTGCGCCATGCTAAAGCAGATGAATTGGAAGTTTATTTGCACAAAGTTGGGCAAAATGTTTTATTGCGAGTAGTAGATGATGGTGTGGGTTTTGATACAAGTGAGCAAAATGCTGGGAGTTATGGTTTAATGAATATTAAAGAGCGTGTTGCTAGTGTTGGTGGAACATGTAAAATTATTAGTTTTAAAGGACAGGGAACTAGTGTAGAAATAAAAATTCCAATTGTCTAGGAATTTTTCCTAATAGTCAGGGATTTCTTTAAAGGAGGATGTTGGTGTGATTAAAGTTTTACTTGTAGATGATCACGAGATGGTCCGTTTAGGCGTGTCTTCGTATTTATCCATTCAAGAGGATATAGAAGTTGTGGATGAAGCGGAAAATGGTCAAATTGGTTATGAAAAGGCGTTGGCTTTGAAACCAGATGTAATTTTAATGGACCTAGTAATGGATGTTATGGATGGTATTGAATCAACCAAAGCGATTTTAAAAACTTGGCCGGAAGCTAAAATCTTAATTGTAACCAGTTTTATTGATGATGAAAAAGTTTATCCTGCAATTGAAGCCGGTGCTTCAGGCTATTTATTAAAAACTTCTACTGCTCATGAAATAGCGGATGCAATCCGCGCGACATATCGTGGTGAACGAATATTAGAACCAGAAGTTACGAGTAAGATGATGAATCGTTTAACAAATAAAACTGCAATTTTACATGAAGATTTAACGAATCGGGAAAGAGAAATTTTATTATTGATTGCACAAGGCAAAAGTAATCAAGAGATAGCCGATGAACTGTTTATTACTTTAAAAACTGTTAAAACCCATGTCTCAAATATTTTATCGAAATTAGAAGTTGAAGACCGTACACAAGCGGCGATTTATGCTTTTAAACATGGACTAGCCAAATAAAACAAAACCTCTTCGATAGCACAACGAAGGGGTCTTTGTTATACTAGCTACATAAGTTAAGAAGGTTGTTTTAAATAAATCTTGCGGATAAAGGAGAAACAAATGAAACAAAATTATGCCATTATTGGTTTAGGGCGTTTTGGCGGCAGTATTTGCCGAACTTTAATTGAATCGGGTCAAGAGGTATTAGCGATTGATAGTAGTGAAGATCGCGTAAATGAATATATGAATATCGCTACTCACGCAGTTGTGGGAAATGCGCAAGATGAAATGACATTACGTTCTTTAGGGATTCGCAATTTTGATCATGTAATTGTTGCAATTGGAGAAGACATTCAAGCAAGCATTTTAGTTACATTAATGGTAAAAGAAATGGGCGTTCCCAATGTTTTGGCTAAGGCGCAAAATGAATATCACGCCCGCGTATTAGAAAAAATTGGTGCTGATCGCGTTGTGCATCCAGAAAGAGATATGGGAGTAAGAATAGCTCATAATCTCGTTTCTAAAAATATTTTAGATTATGTTGAATTATCAGACGATTATTCATTAGCAGAAATACGCGTGACCAATCCGAAATTTTATGATAAGACGTTAGCCAATTTGAATTTCCGCCAAAATTTTGGTTTAACCGTAGTTGGTATTCGTCGCGTCAATGGTAAAGTTGTTGTTTCACCGACCGCAGATGAAATCGTTTTAAAAAACGATAATCTCTTGGTGATTGGAAAAACAGATGATGTAGATATTTTAGATGAAAAAATGAATGATTAGTGAGGGATACGAATGAAAATAACAATAACACCACAAGCTGCAAAATGGTTTAAAACAGAGTTATCCGTTGATGCGAACATGGGTGTCCGTTTCTACGGTAAAGTTTATGGTAAAACACAAGTTCATGAAGGTTTTTCAGTTGGAATGTCTGTTGATACACCAGAAAATCCGATAGCAAAAACAACGGTTGAAGGCATTTTATTTTTTGCAGACGAAGCTGATGAATGGTTTTTCAAAGGTTATGATTTAACAGTAGACTTGGATGAAAAATTAAATGAACCCAAGTATCTATTTACAGAAGACTAAACAATTATAGGAGTTTAAGCAAATGCTTTTGTCTGTTATTGTACCGTGTTTTAATGAAGAAAAAAGTTTACCTTACTTTTTTTCTGAAATGACAAAAATTGAAGAAGTGTTGCCATTAGAGGTGGAGTATATTTTAATTGATGATGGCTCTACTGATAAGACGTTAACGCTAATGAAAGTCATGTCAGCAAAAAGTAATGGTAAGATTCATTATTTTTCTTTTTCTCGTAATTTTGGCAAAGAAGCCGCGATTTATGCGGGGTTACAAAATGCCAAAGGAGACTATGTGACCCTAATGGATGCTGATTTGCAAGATCCGCCACAGTTATTGGTGCAGATGTATGACTTATTGGTAGCCCATAATTTAGATAGTGTAGCTACTAGAAGGAAAAATCGTGCAGGTGAACCAAAAATTCGAAGTTTTTTTGCAGGTCTATTTTATCGGTTGATGAATAAAATTGGGGAAACTGAACTTGTCCCTGGTGTCCGTGATTTTCGGCTTATGACAAGACAAATGGTAGATGCAGTTTTACAAATAACCGAATACAATCGTTTTTCTAAAGGAATTTTTAGTTGGGTTGGTTTTAAAACTGAGTATATTGCTTATGAAAATGTAGAACGTGTTGCTGGTAAAACGTCTTGGTCTTTTTGGCAACTATTAAAGTATTCTATTGATGGTATCGTGAATTTTTCTGATTTGCCGTTAAATATTGCTTCTTTTGTAGGGGCATTATCTTGTTTTGGATCAGGTATTGCTTTAATTTTTATTGTTGCACGTGCCTTGTTGTTTGGCGATCCTACCAGTGGTTGGCCTTCAATGGTTTCCATTTTTCTGTTTGTGGGGGGCTTACAACTGCTTTGTTTAGGAATTATCGGCAAATATATTGGCAAAATATTTTTGGAAACCAAAAAAAGACCCCATTATTTAATCAAGGAGTCAGATGAAGATAAATAGTAAATCAATTTTTGGTGAAAGGCTGACAGTTTGTTAGCTTTTCACCAAATTTTTTTGCTGTTTAATAACGATTCATTATTGAATACAGCCAAGTTAATTTTTAGTAACCTTTTGTCAAATCAACTTGGTTTTTTATTACCGTTTGTGTTGTAATAAACGACTCAAGATTTTTCAAAAAAATCGTCATGAATTTTTGCTGAAAATGAGGTACCATGCCGGCGATATGCGGGGTAATTAAAATATTGTCGAGCGCCCACAGTGGGCTATCAGAAGCAAGTGGCTCTTCTTCAAAGACATCTAATGCTGCATAAGCAATTATTTTTTCTTGTAAGGCTTTAATTAAAGCATCCGTATCTACACTGGCACCTCTACCGACATTAATGAACGTAGTATTAGGATTGAGCAGATTAAAAAAATCGGTATCATATAGATGATACGTTTCAGCAGTGAGTGGAAGAATATTTACAATAAAATCAAATTGTTTGGCGACATTTTTCAGTTCTGAAATAGCGAGTGTACGCGTGAAATTTTTAGCGTCATGACCAGACGTGTTAACTCCGGTGGGCTGATTACCAAGTAAATTTAAAGTACGGGCCAGTTCTTGACTAATCTGGCCAGTGCCAACAATTAGAATCTTTTGTTCTTCTAAGTTTCCATAAGAAACATTCTGCTGCCACTTTTTATTGCGCTGACCAACTGCTGCTTCGTTAAAACCTCTAAGGCGCATTAAAATTGTTGTTAAAACATGTGCAGTAATTGCTTTTTTATGAATACCTTTTGCATTAGTTAATAGAATATCTTGTTTTTTGAAATCTGAGAGTGGGAGATAATCAACTCCAGCGGAAATACTTTGTACCCATTTTAAGTTGGAATCAGGTGACAATAGTTTATCCCATTTTTTTTGCCAACCGATGGTAATTTCGACTTGTTGCCAGTCTATAGGTGTAGCAACTTCGGTAATAAAATCATATTGTGGTGCTATTTTTTTTATTTTATCAATAAATTCCGATTTAAAAGGACGACTGGATAAAATGAATTTCGACATTGGAATTCCTCCCTTAAAAAGATACTTTTATTGTAGCAGAGGGAGTAAAAAAAGGCTCTTTTCAAACTTGAAAAGAGCCTACGTAATTCATTTTTTTTCTTCGCGGGGAAGAGTCTTTATAACTTGATTATAGATGAATAAAGTTGCGATCAAGACAAACATCGTTGCATCAAAGTTCATCGTTGCAAAATGAATTAGTGCCGTTAAGATTACGGGTAATGTAGCAGCAAAAACCACGATTTTAAAATTTTCAAAGCTGCTTAATTTTAGCCGTCGCATCTTTGTTTGCAAAGTTGCACCGAGTGTTGCAAATAATAGAGTCACGAGTAAGTTAATCACACTAGGGTAAAGCGAAACGAAAAAGGCAAGCAGGTACATCCACCAAGGAACTTTGGTATCTTGTAAATAATTTCGGATATGACTGCCGGATAAAGAAGCCAGCGACGCTTCAGAATAAGGAATAACTATTTGATTGTCACCAAGTAGAGCAGAACTTGCACCAGTACTTGGCATCGCTACAACTAGACTATCCTTTAAAAGACCAATGCTTAGAAAATTTCCCACCATATCCGTTGTAATATCCTTGGCTGTTCGTTTTCCTTCGGGATCAAACGTGAAAATAATGGAATTTGTTTGATAAATAAAACCTTTTTCGTTCGCATCTGCTGGTTTTAACTGATTCTCTTCAATTGTGAAATCAGGTAGCTTAGCAGCTATTTTTTGGCTATCGCCTTGAACATCGTGAAAAACACTGCTAACTTTATAGGCCAGAGGAAATGTAAGAATAGCACCCAAGATGAATATATAGCCAATTACTTTACCAAATGCAAGATTTTTTGCTTCTTGTAATTGACGAAATTGAAAAAATGAACTTTTCATTAAGTGTAACATTCAGAGCAGGACTCCTTTTATAAGTATTCAATCTATTCTATCGAAGGTCTGTGGCTTTTACAAGGAGAATCGGTTAAATATATTTAAAATTAGCAGAAGAAAAGCTGATATTTGTGTATGATGGAAAAGAGATGAAAAGTAAAGGAGTAATAGTGTGAATTACTATTTTAAATTTAAAAGTGAATTGGAAAAAAGACATTTGTGGGAAGTTTCTATCTATTTGTTTTTTGGAGGACTAACAACGTTAATAAATATAATCATTTATTTTATCTTTAGAGAGTGGATAAAAACAAATTATATAATTGCAAATATAATTGCAAATATAATTGCAATTTTATTTGCGTTTATAACTAATAAAGTTTGGGTATTTCATTCAAAATCAGAAAACGTTAAAGAATTAATTATAGAGTTTAGCAAATTTGTACTTTATAGGTTATTATCTTTCGGGCTAGATATGATTTTTATGATGATTTGCATTGATATCATACAAACAGGTGATTTGTTTGCAAAATTATTCACCCAAGTCTTAGTCGTCATTGCTAACTACATTTTTAGTAAATTATTTATTTTTAAGCCAAAGGGTAAGGAAGTTTGATTGTTGCTCAAATTAATTAATTTGAAGCATATTTTTTGAATAATTGACTTTTATTTGATAGTGTTTACATTGTAAATAACATTTAGGAGGAGTTTAGAAATGGCTTATACTTTACCAGAATTACCTTACGCATATGATGCATTGGAACCTTATATTGATGTGGAAACAATGCACTTACACCATGATAAACATCACAACACTTATGTGACAAATTTAAATGCAGCTTTAGAGAAATATCCTGAATTGGCCGAAAAAAGTGTCGAAGAATTAATTACTTATATGGATGAAATTCCGGCTGATATTCGTACTGCTGTTCAAAACAATGGTGGTGGACATGCTAACCACACATTCTTCTGGGAAATTATGGCACCCAATGCTGGTGGTACACCAACTGGCGCTCTAAAAGATGCCATTGACGAAACATTTGGTTCTTTTGAAGATTTTAAAAATGAATTTAAGACAGCTGCAACAAGTCGTTTTGGATCTGGTTGGGCTTGGTTAGTAGTAGATAATGGTAAATTAGCGATTATGTCAACGGCCAATCAAGATTCACCATTAATGGAAGGTAAAACACCAATTATCGGTTTAGATGTGTGGGAACATGCTTATTACTTAAAATATAAAAATGTACGGCCAGATTATATTGCAGCTTTTTGGGAAGTTGTAAATTGGGATAAAGCCAATGAACTTTTTGAAAAGGCGAAGTAAGTAGTCTAAAATGTGGTGAAAGGAAACTTTCATCACATTTTTTATTTTGGAGGCGTTGAAGTGGAGAAAAGGAAAATTGAGACACAAAAAGATATTCAGGATTTGTATCCAGTCGTTGTTGAAATTTGGCAAGAGTGGTTTACGCCAATTATTGGAGCAAAACAAGTGGATTTTATGTTACACAATTATCAGTCAAAAGAAAATATTGAAACGGAAATAAAACGAGGTGCTCGTTATTTTGCGCTATTAAAAGAGGATGAAATTATTGGTTACACAGCCTATGAGATTAAGGATGCAGCAATCTATATTAGTAAGCTCTACATCAAAA
The genomic region above belongs to Enterococcus saigonensis and contains:
- the greA gene encoding transcription elongation factor GreA → MVEKVYPMTVEGKEKLEQELEELKTVKRGEIIERIKIARGFGDLSENSEYESAKDEQAFVEGRITTLENMIRFAQIIDNDGVDNDEVSLGKKVTFVEQPDGDEEEYTIVGSAESDPFSGKISNDSPIAQALIGKKVGEEVTIQTPGGDMLVKITKVAQA
- the liaF gene encoding cell wall-active antibiotics response protein LiaF; translated protein: MKNPWRFFLVVEALLLLYALWQIFNSPPLFMLLIFGTLCLYFASRAQRRGQRTNFRLVVGCLAVFISLLNNPAVWLMLVFGVLFIGLKGVELTGIDPTKNAFWKKKQIIIVETEAPGLHPTKKERQNLFGNERIGNQVFEWDDININMISGDTIIDLGNTILPKKDNIIMVRKGFGRTRILVPVGIGIALEHSGFIGNMAFIGEQTPLRSEKITVYSEDYDTSERRIKILSSTLMGDVEVIRV
- a CDS encoding sensor histidine kinase; the protein is MMAKISKGMIALYTGIAIFITLILVLFSYLHANNVKNWWLVSLQTRIFFLPLIFYILAISVGIGIVTYILISLFRKSSYGGVEEKLRLLVAGNYDSELLGEPISHSKENHYLTAIDQDISQIGQKLNELSTELQVLNSRPQLMDGQTKEEILEIERHRLARELHDSVSQQLFAAMMMLSALNEQAKKMELSTLQQKQLQMVSDIINASQSEMRALLLHLRPVNLEGKSLKQGIEQLLNELQSKIKIKLKWEAEEITLATTIEDQLFRIVQELLSNTLRHAKADELEVYLHKVGQNVLLRVVDDGVGFDTSEQNAGSYGLMNIKERVASVGGTCKIISFKGQGTSVEIKIPIV
- a CDS encoding response regulator transcription factor, with the translated sequence MIKVLLVDDHEMVRLGVSSYLSIQEDIEVVDEAENGQIGYEKALALKPDVILMDLVMDVMDGIESTKAILKTWPEAKILIVTSFIDDEKVYPAIEAGASGYLLKTSTAHEIADAIRATYRGERILEPEVTSKMMNRLTNKTAILHEDLTNREREILLLIAQGKSNQEIADELFITLKTVKTHVSNILSKLEVEDRTQAAIYAFKHGLAK
- a CDS encoding potassium channel family protein, encoding MKQNYAIIGLGRFGGSICRTLIESGQEVLAIDSSEDRVNEYMNIATHAVVGNAQDEMTLRSLGIRNFDHVIVAIGEDIQASILVTLMVKEMGVPNVLAKAQNEYHARVLEKIGADRVVHPERDMGVRIAHNLVSKNILDYVELSDDYSLAEIRVTNPKFYDKTLANLNFRQNFGLTVVGIRRVNGKVVVSPTADEIVLKNDNLLVIGKTDDVDILDEKMND
- a CDS encoding HesB/YadR/YfhF family protein codes for the protein MKITITPQAAKWFKTELSVDANMGVRFYGKVYGKTQVHEGFSVGMSVDTPENPIAKTTVEGILFFADEADEWFFKGYDLTVDLDEKLNEPKYLFTED
- a CDS encoding glycosyltransferase family 2 protein, which translates into the protein MLLSVIVPCFNEEKSLPYFFSEMTKIEEVLPLEVEYILIDDGSTDKTLTLMKVMSAKSNGKIHYFSFSRNFGKEAAIYAGLQNAKGDYVTLMDADLQDPPQLLVQMYDLLVAHNLDSVATRRKNRAGEPKIRSFFAGLFYRLMNKIGETELVPGVRDFRLMTRQMVDAVLQITEYNRFSKGIFSWVGFKTEYIAYENVERVAGKTSWSFWQLLKYSIDGIVNFSDLPLNIASFVGALSCFGSGIALIFIVARALLFGDPTSGWPSMVSIFLFVGGLQLLCLGIIGKYIGKIFLETKKRPHYLIKESDEDK
- a CDS encoding phosphoglycerate dehydrogenase, whose amino-acid sequence is MSKFILSSRPFKSEFIDKIKKIAPQYDFITEVATPIDWQQVEITIGWQKKWDKLLSPDSNLKWVQSISAGVDYLPLSDFKKQDILLTNAKGIHKKAITAHVLTTILMRLRGFNEAAVGQRNKKWQQNVSYGNLEEQKILIVGTGQISQELARTLNLLGNQPTGVNTSGHDAKNFTRTLAISELKNVAKQFDFIVNILPLTAETYHLYDTDFFNLLNPNTTFINVGRGASVDTDALIKALQEKIIAYAALDVFEEEPLASDSPLWALDNILITPHIAGMVPHFQQKFMTIFLKNLESFITTQTVIKNQVDLTKGY
- a CDS encoding DUF1189 domain-containing protein codes for the protein MLHLMKSSFFQFRQLQEAKNLAFGKVIGYIFILGAILTFPLAYKVSSVFHDVQGDSQKIAAKLPDFTIEENQLKPADANEKGFIYQTNSIIFTFDPEGKRTAKDITTDMVGNFLSIGLLKDSLVVAMPSTGASSALLGDNQIVIPYSEASLASLSGSHIRNYLQDTKVPWWMYLLAFFVSLYPSVINLLVTLLFATLGATLQTKMRRLKLSSFENFKIVVFAATLPVILTALIHFATMNFDATMFVLIATLFIYNQVIKTLPREEKK
- a CDS encoding GtrA family protein; its protein translation is MNYYFKFKSELEKRHLWEVSIYLFFGGLTTLINIIIYFIFREWIKTNYIIANIIANIIAILFAFITNKVWVFHSKSENVKELIIEFSKFVLYRLLSFGLDMIFMMICIDIIQTGDLFAKLFTQVLVVIANYIFSKLFIFKPKGKEV
- a CDS encoding superoxide dismutase yields the protein MAYTLPELPYAYDALEPYIDVETMHLHHDKHHNTYVTNLNAALEKYPELAEKSVEELITYMDEIPADIRTAVQNNGGGHANHTFFWEIMAPNAGGTPTGALKDAIDETFGSFEDFKNEFKTAATSRFGSGWAWLVVDNGKLAIMSTANQDSPLMEGKTPIIGLDVWEHAYYLKYKNVRPDYIAAFWEVVNWDKANELFEKAK
- a CDS encoding GNAT family N-acetyltransferase — translated: MEKRKIETQKDIQDLYPVVVEIWQEWFTPIIGAKQVDFMLHNYQSKENIETEIKRGARYFALLKEDEIIGYTAYEIKDAAIYISKLYIKKEFRGQGLMREIFTWYDKLSEKLGLKQRLRVNRDNTHSVAVYEHRGFKIVATKDDEIGNGFIMNDYILEK